The Pongo pygmaeus isolate AG05252 chromosome 7, NHGRI_mPonPyg2-v2.0_pri, whole genome shotgun sequence DNA segment AAGAGCAAGGCAACTCATTTCTGACTCCTGGTCCTCTTGGACCAGCCGCCTGACGTGAACTTGAAAATTCCTGCCCTCCGGATGGTGGAAACCAGGAGGGAATTCCTGCACATGGTCACAAAGTCATGCTTTCAAGGACATAAACCAAGACAAGAGGGAAACTTCCTCCAGTTTTTGCTCCAGGAACCCGCAGCAAAGTTTGTCACTGACCAGCCTGTGGGACCAGGTTGAGCGGTGGGCTTCCAGGGGTCCTAAGCTCATGTTTATCCTGTGGTACCCCTCTTTATGACAGAGCAATAGAGAAAAACGAATTCATAGCACAAGGTACTCCAGATTTGCTACAGCCTCAGACTagcctcacaaatcctttttctcATTAATAAACAGTGGTTTTTACCATTCACTCAACCAGTATGCACAGAGAGAGAGGGCCCAGAAGCCTGGCTGgtaaggcattattattattattattttttttttgaggtggagtttcactcttgttgcccaggctggggtgcaatggtgtgatctcagctcactgcaacctctgcctcccgggttccagcgattctcctgcctcaatctcccaagtagctgggattacagccgcccaccaccacacctggctaattttttttttttttttttttgtatttttagtagagaccatgttggccaggctggtctcaaactcctgacctcaggtgatccgcccgccttggcttcccaaagtgctgggattacagacatgagccaccgcacccagcccagtaaGACATTCTTACCCTGTTGCTGGCATGCCAGGTTTTTTGGGTCCCCTTTCCCTGGGCTGCCCTGGTGACCCTGCTCCAGCACCAACCGCAGCTATGGGGGCGAAGCCACGTCACAAAGGAAAATCACCTTTTTCCACTTCATGGAATCACAGAGGGGAAAAACCTCTCGATTTTGCAAGATGCTGCCCAGTGAGCTGCATGGGGAACCggtaaaattaacattttccatCTCAGCTGTTGCAAAATACAACGAAACAGACACAGGTCACCTCGCTCAGCAGCCAACATTGACCTCACAAGGCTCAGACTTGCCCCCTGTGGTCCCTGGTGTCTTTGATGCACTCAAGGTGGGGAGGGATGACCTCTGACCGGGAATTCAATGGGTGGTCTTTGGGCCGGATGGACGAGCGGACGGTCACCCCCGTCAGGCCTGTTGAGCTTCCACTAACAATTCCTTCAGGGCTCACCAAATGGGACCACACAAATAAGGAGGCTTCTCTGAGTGAGGTTAGCTGAACTTCCGTCAGCGACTGCTTCAGAGATCCCATCCACGTGTTCAAACACACACACGACACCACCACAAGTGTTTCCATTCAGAGGCACTCACCACGCAGAAGCCGGGTCCAGCTGTCATGGAGCCCAAAACCAAGTGGGGgtgatagaaaggaaaataagatcTTGGGTccccaaactcactatgccaaaggAAAAAGTTAAGCTTGGAAACTGAgtcaggcaaaaaacaaaaacaaaaacaaaaaaaaaccctgcctttccttttgttctcaAATGGACAGCTACAAGCTAGAAGGCCATGTGTCTCCCCAGGTGGCCTCCCTCACCTGAAAATGTAAACGAACaacaaatcagccaggcacggtggctcgtggctcacgcctgtaatcccagcactttgggaggccgaggcgggtggatcacctgaggtcaggaattcgagaccagcctggccaacatggcgaaacccccatctctacaaaaatacagaaattagccaggcgtggtggtagtgcatgcctgtaatcccagctactcaggaggctgaggcaggagaatcgcttgaacccgagaggcagaggttgcggtgagttgagattgcgccactgcactccagcctagacaacagagtgagactccatctcaaaaaaaaaaaaaaaaaacacaaatcagcTGTTCCTCTGGCCCCCGCTTTCACCTGCAACCTGGAGAGCAGTGGACACTGATCACAGCCTCACAAGAATATGaccctcccttttttcctttcctccttcccgtCCGGCCActtctttaaatattgaagccccaAAACCCTCTTTGGAAAAGGAGTGGGCTGCACACCCTACTGTGGTTTCTGCCTCTTTTTCCCGGGCATGGCTTCAACCTTGGCAAAGTAAACCTCTGAACTGGTTGAGACCTGTCTCAGTCACTCCGCGGGAGGGGCCTCCCCTGGGGTTGGGGAAGATCTCCCAAGAGGAGAGGCCAAGCAGCAACTCAGGGAAGCCTGGAGCCAACTTCGGTTTCAGGGTTGAACCAGGGTCAAGCTGGCGGTGGAAGTCAGAGGAAGAGCCTAAGGCCCCAGTGGTGGGAGCAGATGCTGAAACCCCCAGGAGCACTTTGGAGAGGCGGGAACCAGGCCTGAGAGCAGAGTACTGGCAGCTGCACGTTGGAACGTGAAGCCTGGACATAGGGAGGTCAGGCAGCGAACTCATGGTAGCCCAGCCAGAGAGTCAGCCTGCTCTCCCCACACCAAGGCTGGGAAACAGCCTACCTCCcgccagagccagcaggcaggtcCCAGCCCAGCCTGCCCTGTCCCGCCCCAGCCTGCCCTGTCCTGCCATCTGCACTCCCTGTCAGGCCTCCTGGCCAGCTCCACAGTCCCTGTCTTCCAAGAGACACAGGCAGCGGCAGCAGGGGCTGGATGGGGGAGGCCAAGAATCAGGGGCGCTCCCCCACAGGACCCCTGAATCATGGCCAGAGAAAGGTTAGGGCAGGATGAGGCCCATGGCCACGGGCAGATCTCAGGTGGCTGACCCGTCCTAGGAGCACACAGGGCAGGTGTGGCTCCTTCCCTCTTGAACCCAGAAAACAGGGCAGAGCTTATCTGTGGCCTCATCTGCCAGCCCCAGTAAGCGGGGGGCTCTGTGACGCCGCCGGCTCATTCTTCATGGGGCAGCAGCATCTGGCTTTCTGGCTCCAGATGCCATCTGCTGGGCCAGGCCTTCAACCAGGTCCCTCCTGACAGCAGGCACGCCTGAGTCCAGACCCGAGACAGAGCCGGGAGGCAGCCTGCAGCAAGCGTGCCCCAAACTCCACGTGCACCTAACCCAGTCCTGCAAGGGGAAAGTTCTCTTGAGTGTGTGGGAGGAAAGGGCAGCGTCAAGGCTCCGCCCTCTCGCTGGAGGCCCACCGCTCACTCTGACCCACGGGACTTCTCCCCACGGGCCCCACCAGCCTCCTCCCGTCATCTGAGATGCTACCAGGACAAGTCTTCCACAACTAGGGCCAAAGGCCTCTTAGTCATGGAAGTCTCCCTGAATCTATTCTGGTTCGGAGGTTGcctgatttaaaattttaaaaattaaaaaaacaaaagcctcTGCATGAGAGCAGGCCCATACCAGTCTTATGATATCTCTGCTCTGgcgtgtgaggaggagggagtcccgtgtgaggaggaggagggagtgccgtgtgaggaggagggagtcccgtgtgaggaggagggagcgctgtgtgaggaggagggagcgctgtgtgaggaggaggcagtcctgtgtgaggaggagggagcgctgtgtgaggaggagggagcgctgtgtgaggaggagggagcgctgtgtgaggaggagggagtcccgtgtgaggaggagggagtcccgtgtgaggaggagggagcgctgtgtgaggaggagggagcgctgtgtgaggaggagggagcgctgtgtgaggaggagggagcgctgtgtgaggaggaggcagtcctgtgtgaggaggagggagcgctgtgtgaggaggagggagcgctgtgtgaggaggagggagcgctgtgtgaggaggagggagtcccgtgtgaggaggagggagtcccgtgtgaggaggagggagcgctgtgtgaggaggagggagcgctgtgtgaggaggagggagcgctgtgtgaggaggagggagcgctgtgtgaggaggagggagcgctgtgtgaggaggagggagcgctgtgtgaggaggagggagtgctgtgtgaggaggagggaacgctgtgtgaggaggagggagtcccgtgtgaggaggagggagcgctgtgtgaggaggagggagtcctgtgtgaggaggagggagcgctgtgtgaggaggagggagcgctgtgtgaggaggagggagcgctgtgtgaggaggagggagcgctgtgtgaggaggagggagcgctgtgtgaggaggagggagcgctgtgtgaggaggagggagcgctgtgtgaggaggaggcagtcctgtgtgaggaggagggagcgctgtgtgaggaggagggagcgctgtgtgaggaggagggagcgctgtgtgaggaggagggagcgctgtgtgaggaggagggagcgctgtgtgaggaggagggagcgctgtgtgaggaggagggagcgctgtgtgaggaggagggagcgctgtgtgaggaggagggagcgctgtgtgaggaggaggcagtcctgtgtgaggaggagggagcgctgtgtgaggaggagggagtcccgtgtgaggaggagggagtcctgtgtgaggaggagggagtcctgtgtgaggaggagggagcgctgtgtgaggaggagggagtgctgtgtgaggaggagggagcgctgtgtgaggaggagggagcgctgtgtgaggaggagggagcgctgtgtgaggaggagggagcgctgtgtgaggaggaggcagtcctgtgtgaggaggagggagcgctgtgtgaggaggagggagtgctgtgtgaggaggagggaacgctgtgtgaggaggagggagtcccgtgtgaggaggagggagcgctgtgtgaggaggagggagtcctgtgtgaggaggagggagcgctgtgtgaggaggagggagcgctgtgtgaggaggagggagcgctgtgtgaggaggagggagcgctgtgtgaggaggagggagcgctgtgtgaggaggaggcagtcctgtgtgaggaggaggcagtcctgtgtgaggaggagggagcgctgtgtgaggaggagggagcgctgtgtgaggaggagggagcgctgtgtgaggaggagggagcgctgtgtgaggaggagggagcgctgtgtgaggaggagggagcgctgtgtgaggaggagggagcgctgtgtgaggaggagggagcgctgtgtgaggaggagggagcgctgtgtgaggaggagggagcgctgtgtgaggaggagggagcgctgtgtgaggaggagggagcgctgtgtgaggaggagggagcgctgtgtgaggaggaggcagtcctgtgtgaggaggagggagcgctgtgtgaggaggagggagcgctgtgtgaggaggagggagtgctgtgtgaggaggagggagcgctgtgtgaggaggagggagcgctgtgtgaggaggagggagcgctgtgtgaggaggagggagcgctgtgtgaggaggaggcagtcctgtgtgaggaggagggagcgctgtgtgaggaggagggagcgctgtgtgaggaggagggagcgctgtgtgaggaggagggagcgctgtgtgaggaggagggagcgctgtgtgaggaggagggaacgctgtgtgaggaggagggagcgctgtgtgaggaggagggagcgctgtgtgaggaggagggagcgctgtgtgaggaggagggagcgctgtgtgaggaggagggagcgctgtgtgaggaggagggagtgctgtgtgaggaggagggagtcccgtgtgaggaggagggagtgctgtgtgaggaggagggagtcccgtgtgaggaggagggagtgctgtgtgaggaggagggagtcctgtgtgaggaggagggagcgctgtgtgaggaggagggagcgctgtgtgaggaggagggagcgctgtgtgaggaggagggagcgctgtgtgaggaggagggagtcccgtgtgaggaggagggagcgctgtgtgaggaggagggagcgctgTGTGAGAAGGAGGTAGATGTGTGGGGGGGAGAGCTGGCATTCGGCCAGGTTCCTGACTCAGGACTCCATGTCCCTTGTTACAGTTATGGGTAGAAAGGGGATCTCTGTGAAGTCTCCTGCTCCTCTTTCACCTGCCCCAAGGCAGGTCTCCAGTCCTCCCCCTCCTTTCTGATCATGGGCCGAAAGAGGCTCATTCAGAGAGGCTCAGTCCCATGCCCTGGGGGCAGGAATGCGGAGCACATAGAGGTTTCCTGGAGGGGCCACGTGGGCAGCACGGAAGCTCCCCACCCCTTCCCGGAAACCGTGCCCTGTGCCTGTCATGTGTATCCCTTTATAATGAACTGCaaatgtgtttccctgagttcccCGAGCCACTCTTGCAAATCAACTGAACGCAAAACGGGTAGGGGCTGCAGTATTGCTGGGAAAgagggtcctgatccagaccccaagagcgGGTTCTTGAATGTTGCGCAGGAAAGAATTTGGGGTGAGCCACAGAGCACAGTGAAAAGAAGCAGGTTTATTTGAAATGGCTCCGTTCCAGAGTGGGGCGTGCTCagaaagcaggaggaggagggcctGTCCTCTGTTAGTGCCTCTGCTTACAAGAAACTGTAAGGAGCTGCAACTACACCTGGAATGTGCAGATGCGCTCACTAAGGATAGGGGCTGTGGGTGCCATCAGTGACCGTTCATCCTCCAACCTCAGGCTGCTCATTGAATTATCTCTGAGTAAAGTGGCCTGCACTCTTGGGTTATCTGGACAGTCTGCAGGCTTGCTGGGAGATGCCCCATATGGCCACAAATATTCTGTAATTATAATTGGTGTCCAGCTTGGGACGTGGCTATTTTTAAACCATAAGCATTAACCTTATAGGTGCCTTGTGAGTGCCTCCCACTCacttcaagatggagtcactctggtcaTGTTTCATTAAACCAGAGGCCTGGTGAGCAGGGGTTCCTCTAACAGTGGGAACCTCAGCGTCGGGCCAGTCGGTGAGAAGTTCCAGAGGCTGGCCGTCacagctggtgtgtgtgtgtgtgtgtgtgtgtgtgtaggtgtctTGGGGCTAAGTGCTCACCCTGTGGGATCTGACGCTATCTGCAGGTACCGGAATGGTGTTGGAGGACACCCGGCTGGTGTCCGCTGCAGAGCTGACGGCTTGCTGGGTGGCGGGGAGACGTCCACCCCCCACATTTGGCCCTAGCAGTCTTGGGAGTCTCCTGTGTTGATGTCTTCTGTGTTGAGTGAGAGAGAGGATAAATGGTTTGAGAGTTTTTTCCAAACAGCCCTCCTCCTAATGCAGCTTGTTTCTGAGTCAGAGGGTCCTGTCTTGAAGGGGGCAAACCCACCCATGCTCTCACCCCACAGTTCTTACTGAGCCCCTGCTGTGGCTGCACAGATGCCGGCTGCACAGACAGAACCCCCTGCCCTCACCGCCAATATTCTAGAGGGGAAGACGCGGACTCCTCCGGGCCACAGCCTACTGAAGCCTCCTGTTCCCAGAGACAGCTGGGCCATCGCCCCCAAAGCTGTGGAATCCCCACCCACGATGCCATCATACCACGGCCAGGACATCTCGTGACACACagagccccagcctcagcctccatacacacacacatgcaccacacacactcactcatgcaaaacacacacacagcatgaCTGCACCCCTAGATTTGAGACAGGGGTGTTACAGGCGtccctcagccccagccccttCCTGGCCACACGGCCACCTGCCCACCCACGAATTTCCCCACACCCTCCCCCTACTCCCGTGTGGGGTTCAGAAGACCCCTCCCTGGcgctcgccctgtcacccagaaaGGAAACGCACTGTCAACTAGAGAACAGGCCGGTGCCAGAGCCCCAGCGCCCACAACCACAACCCCTCGGAGAGGGCCTGGCGGGAGGAGAGGCACCCACCGATGGCAGAGCCCCAGTGCCCTGGCAGAAGCCAGCACCCacaacctcccacctcccaacccTTGCCGGTCTCCCCACCCCCCCGCCTGGGGGATGGCCAAGGAACACCCCAGCCTGGAGCGGGGAGCAGGGACAAGATGACCTCAGGAATCCCAGGCTGCGGGGGTGCCTGcgtcctcccctcccctgctccaCTCCGCAGGCGAGACCCCCAACACTGCTCCCCTACACTCTCCGAGGCACCCCTCCTCCGTGCTCACACCCAAACACGTCTGCTCACCCGTGGGCCTCCCACCCCGAACGCAACGAGGACTGTCCAGGTGTCAGTGACGGTCACCCCGACCTGGTCCCCTGTCCGGCCTCGCCAGGTCAGCACCTGCCGCGCGCACAGCAGGGCCGGGTGGAAAGAGGCCGGGCCTGGCCGCGGCTCAGGCGCCACCTCGCTGGGGAAATTGGGAGGTGGTCTCAGCCCCCttctgggcctcagcctccccatctgTCCCAGGGAGCCGGGGTAGGCCTGGGCGGCGCGGGCTCGCCGACTCCGCCCCCCAGAGGCCCCTCCCGCGTCccgcccctgcccccgccccgGGGCCGCGCGGCTGCCTGGGAGGCTCCGGGCCAGCAGCGGTCCAGAGCGCGCGAGGTTCGGGGAGCTCGGCCAGGCTGCTGGTACCTGCGTCGGCCCGGGGGTGAGTCCGCAGGCCCCCGGCCGGGACGCCCCCGCCACCTGCGCGCACGCGCTCAGACCCGGCGGCCTCGGCTGCGGTGCACGCGGCCCCGGCTCAGCCACGCGCGGCGGAAGGCGCCCTGCGGGGGCCGGGGCGGGAGACGGTGGGAGAGAGCAAGAGGGGCGCACGGGGAGGCgcaggagaggggctggggctgcCGGTGGGTTGGTCCCCAGAGAGCTGAGCTTCTCCTCCCATCCCCCCCAGGCCTCCCCGAATGTTTCCAAAGATCTGGGGCGGGAGCGGGCGGAGACTGCCGCCAGGAGCCTCCCGGCCGGCCCAGGGCTGCGCAGCCACTGAAGCCCATCACCCAACTCCAGACGCTCCTGGCTCCTCTACGTGGGCCGGGAGGGACAGCCTTGCTGACTAGGGGAGGGGGCACGGGACCTTGCAGAGCTCCTGGCCGGAAAGGGAGGATTGACCGCCCCCTGCATATCACCCCATCCTCCCTGAGTGGACCGCCGGGCCCCTCCCCATTCCGGGACACTGGAGAGGCTACCATACCACCTCTTGCTGGCTGGGCAGCCCCTAGATACCTGGCTCCCAGGGGCCAGCTTCCCTGAGCCTGGGGATGAGCCATGAGCCTGCAGCCTGGGCCCCAGGGGCGCCCCCCACGGCCTGCCACCTGGCTCCCTCCGGGCTCCGTGGCCCACCCGGCCTTCCTAATTGCCTTCGGCTCCCACCGGTGCCTTAGCTCAGCCTGGTGGCTCAGCGGGTTGGGTGCCACCCAGTGGGCAGGTGGTGGCACCAGCTGGACCTGTTTGTGGCCCTGTATGCCAGGACTTCCTCAGAGACAGCTCAGGGACCCCCCACACCAGAACCTCACTTTAGGGGGGTGGGGCGAAAAGGAATTGGAGATCCTTCCTCCTCGGGCTCCTCCCTGGAGGCGGGGACAGGCCCCAGCCGGACTTGGCACTGTTTTTGGCCATCTGGGGCTCCCACTCCCAATCCCAGGATGTCAGCCCAGATCTCACGGTCCTGGCCTGCTGCTCTCCCCTTAGGGCCTCTGCGGGCCCCTCTCCAGATCTGTTCTCTGAGGTATCCTACTTACCCCCAGTGCCCAGCACTAGCTCCCCAGGCTCGGGAtgtccctccccctcctctgccCACGGCTGTCCCTGGCAGAAAGCAGCAGCCTCCCCCTCCAACACCATCTCCCCCTCCAACACCATCTCCCCCTCCAACACCATCTCCCCCTCCAACACCATCTCCCCCTCCAACACCATCTCCCCCTCCAACACCATGCACTCACAAAACAGAGAATCACGACCCCAGCTGGGTGTGTTCCAGATTCTTTCTCCAACAGTGCAGAGGGTCCTGTGCAGTGGCCCCTGCCCAGGGGAGGGTCCTGTGCGGAGGCCGAGGAGCAGTACACCGACCCATCTGGCCCCTTCCTTCTGGTGGGACCGGTGGCACGCAGCCTTGTCTCTCGGAGTCCATTTCCCAGCCGCAGAACGGGGAGTAGCAGATACTGAGTGGGCTGCTGTCCTCGGAACTGAGTAACATCAGGAATGGGGAGTGCTTTCCTCCTCGGCCATGCCCCACCCGGCCCCAGGTCTCCATGTCAGGGGAGCTGCCTGGGCTCAAGACACTGAGCCGCCCCAAGGAAAATTCTAGATACAGATTAGCTAATACACACTAACAGATACacatatagatgtgtatatagatctcttttttgagacagggtctcactccgttgcccaggctgcagtgcagtggcatgatcatagttcactgcagtcttgaactccctggctcaagagatccccccacctcagcctcccaagtagctgaccacaggcacgtaccacgcccagctaatttttgtattttttgtacaaacgggaggtctcactgtgttgcccaggctggtctcaaacccctggcctcgtgatcctcctgccttggcctcacgtAGCatggagattacaggcgtgagccactgtacccagtccCAGACTAGCTAATATTATGACTGATCACCATTCCCCGTTCCCCCACCCCAGGACCACTGGCAGAGGCCACTCACTCTGCCTCCTTTTCTGTGGTTCTGAGAAGGCTGCTGTTTCCTCCTCTTGCCTGTGCAGCCCCCTCCTGCCAGGTTTCAGGAGGGGGATAGCCTAGAGCATGTCTGCACTGAGTGAGGCGTGGGTCAGGAGAGAAGCAGGGAAGTCCTTGTGTGCTGGCAGGTCCCTGCCCCTCTTTgctgtctgtgtcctcatctgcaaagtgggggtGCATGATCTTGGGGAAGAGTGAGGCACCACCCGGCCCCCTAACCAGTGTGTCTCTCCAGAGCAGGACAGGCTGCTTTGGTTTGTGACCTCCAGACAGACGGCCATCCTCTCCAGAATGAAGATCTTCTTGCCAGTGCTGCTGGCTGCCCTTCTGGGTGTGGAGCGAGGTGAGGTGCCCTCGGGGACCCCAGACCTTTGTCCAGCTGTGCCCTGCTCAACTCCCTCTCCACCCCTCTCCCCTGAGCAGACGCCCCAGGGGTCCTTCCAGGCGGCTCCCAGCAGAGGGCTCACCTGGCCTGGCCACACTGTCTCACTGTGTGTTTGAGTGTCACTTGAGCTGCTCGACGGCCAGGGTGGGGTGTCAGTGTCTTTGCTCTGCCTCCAGCCCAGGGCCTGGTATACAGTAATTTCTCAGTAAATGTCCACTGGGGTCAGGCCTGGGAGGGACACTGGAGGCTTCCTTGAGACAGGTGTGTTCTCCTTCCGCAGCCAGCTCGCTGATGTGCTTCTCCTGCCTGAACCAGAAGAGCAATCTGTACTGCCTGAAGCCGACCATCTGCTCCGACCAGGACAACTACTGTGTGACCGTGTCTGCTAGTGCCGGCATTGGTGAGTGCCAGGCCTCAGACCGTGCCTTCCTCCCCGGCCATCTTCCTAGCCCGGGCCGGGGCTCAGCAGAGGCCATTGCTGTCTGCCTGCAGCCGTCCGTCTGTCCCCTGACAGCCTCATTTCCCATGCAGGGAATCTCGTGACATTTGGCCACAGCCTGAGCAAGACCTGTTCCCCGGCCTGCCCCATCCCAGAAGGCGTCAATGTTGGTGTGGCTTCCATGGGCATCAGCTGCTGCCAGAGCTTTCTGTGCAATTTCAGCGCGGCCGACGGCGGGCTGCGGGCAAGTGCCACCCTGCTGGGCGCCGGGCTGCTGCTGAGCCTGCTGCCGGCCCTGCTGCGGTTCGGCCCCTGACCGCCCAGACCCTGTCCCTCGATCCCCCAGCTCAGGAAGGAAAGCCCAGCCCTTTCTGGATCCCACAGTGTATGGGAGCCCCTGACTCGTCACGTGCCTGATCTGTGCCCTTGGTCCCAGGTCAGGCCCACCCCCTGCacctccacctgccccagcccctgcctctgccccaaGTGGGGCCAGCTGCCCTCACTTCTGGGGTGGATGATGTGACCTTCCTTGGGGGACTGCGGAAGGGACGAGGGTTCCCTGGAGTCTTATGGTCCAGCGCCAGGACTAAGTCCCATGGACACGCTGACAGGGTCCCCAGGGAGACTGTCAGTAGGGATGTGTGCCTGGCTGTGTAC contains these protein-coding regions:
- the LY6E gene encoding lymphocyte antigen 6E, whose amino-acid sequence is MKIFLPVLLAALLGVERASSLMCFSCLNQKSNLYCLKPTICSDQDNYCVTVSASAGIGNLVTFGHSLSKTCSPACPIPEGVNVGVASMGISCCQSFLCNFSAADGGLRASATLLGAGLLLSLLPALLRFGP